The Penaeus chinensis breed Huanghai No. 1 chromosome 36, ASM1920278v2, whole genome shotgun sequence genome includes a region encoding these proteins:
- the LOC125044564 gene encoding uncharacterized protein LOC125044564 translates to MSNRPSLCSCNSKTCSLMFGIPGVLFALSLGFTCIVAGRRACAEEQLKKREASADNSSEGSACLLVAVGGFLIMFAIALALLIRCQYRRALLSNSSGRVINRRPARTSNVQRASQQPLAVYPGEADMAFQTSPYTLTAPYPSFYPPLQIAPLPQAVPEHPAPPGSSFTPATEGIPRNESYSGA, encoded by the exons ATGTCCAACAGACCTTCGCTTTGTTCGTGTAATTCCAAG ACATGCAGCCTGATGTTCGGAATCCCCGGCGTGCTCTTCGCTCTGTCGCTGGGCTTCACCTGCATCGTCGCCGGGAGGAGGGCCTGCGCGGAGGAGCAGCTCAAGAAAAGGGAAGCCAGTGCGGACAATTCCTCCGAGGGAAGTGCTTGTCTGCTGGTGGCCGTTGGAG GATTTTTGATCATGTTTGCCATCGCTCTGGCTCTACTGATCCGGTGCCAGTACAGAAGGGCGCTCCTCAGCAACAGCTCGGGCCGCGTGATCAACAGGCGACCGGCCAGAACGTCCAATGTTCAAAGGGCGTCGCAGCAGCCCCTGGCGGTCTACCCGGGCGAGGCCGATATGGCCTTCCAGACGTCGCCCTACACCCTCACCGCCCCTTACCCGTCCTTCTATCCGCCCCTCCAGATAGCGCCCCTCCCGCAAGCCGTACCCGAGCACCCAGCGCCCCCGGGTTCCTCCTTCACGCCAGCCACGGAAGGAATACCACGCAACGAGTCCTATTCGGGAGCTTAG